The stretch of DNA GTAATTATTTTCAATTGTAAAGATTGCATAGTCTATTTCGATTTTTTCATTAATCAGCTTTAAGAACTTATACATTATAAATCTGATATCTTCCTCGAAATCGCTTTTGGAAGTGTTGATAAATCTGATTAGATTTTCCTGGATTTCATCGATATCATAATCGAGATTAATGCCGCAAAAATGGCAGAACCTGTCGTGACTGTCTATTGGCATGCTGCAATATGGGCAAATGTCGTCATGAGACTTAATAGACGGCTCCAAATTACTGTCAAACAGATAAGCCAATCTGATTAAGAGGGATTCGTTTAAAATCATTCCTGATTCGTATTCCTCCCTGATTTGTTGCTTAATTTCAAAAGCCTTTTCATAGGTGACATGACCATCATCGATCAGTGACTGGATATATTCGGAAAACTCATCATCTCCGCCGATAATCTCCTCAAGGGTGTAGTTCTTTATCGGCAAACGTTCTTCCAAATCCAATATGACCTTCATCAGTTCAACATCGTTATCTGCAAATAAGTCCTTAATATTGGAAAAGTAATCATCATTTATGTTTTTTCTTTTTTCAATGCAATCATAATGAATAATATCATGGTTTAAAGGAGAGCTATAGGCAATAATTCCCTTATCCAAATCAAGGACATGGAAACTGCAGCACATCTCCAAATCATAAAAGTGAGTTGACAGCTCATCATTGTCATAGTCCGAATTTGACAGGACATGGCTGCCCGGAACAATGAATTCAATGGCACTTACAACAATATCATCATTGACTCTTTTAGCAAAGCCATAATCGATCAACCTTTCAACAACCAGGCGTGTTGGCTCCATGATACTGGGTTTGTAGTGGTCCTTCATCGTATTTTCAAGCTCTTTTAAAAAGAGTCCGTTTCCTCTAAACTCCGGAAGCACATAAATATTGCTTAAGGCTGCGGTCATGAACTCCCTTGAAAAATCATAAGTGCAGAAGCCTACAACCTGCTTATTGAAGACCAGCTCCTTAAATAGATTGCATTTGGGATACTTTAAAATGAGACCTTCCTCCTGCATTGAATCAAGAATGTAGCCGTAACTGTCCTTGAGAATCGAAACTACTTCGAAAGTATCTTCACTTAAAAATGCCTTTTGCGAATTATCATTTTTGAGGATAATATCCATCTACACCATTACTCCATAAAAAGCGATTAATTTAATTAAATCTATATTAAACTTCCCTATATTTAAATTATTCTATTGTGAATTTAGTTTTAACTAAAAAAAATAAATAAACTTTAGTAATACCAAAATAAATAAATATTAATGTTGAAACTCCAAAATTTTAAATGAAAAATTAAAATAATACTTATGAAAAAAATATAAACATGAACATTTTACTTATAGGGGCAGGCGGAGTTGGATTAGGAATAGCAAGTTCAGTAATTTCACAGGGAGCAGAAGTATCGATTTATGCAACCGGTGAAACTGCAAAAGCCATTAAAAAGAATGGAATCAGAAGAACAGGACTATTTACACATTATTCATTCGAAAATGTCCCGGTTTTTGAAAGTTATGCTGACATTCCAAAAGATTACTTTGACTATATATTCATTGCAAGCAAAACAACGGCAAATGCGGAAATTGCCAAAAATCTAAATGAAAACAGATTAATTTTCAAACAAGACACAAAGATAATCATTTTCCAGAATGGATTTGGAAACGATGACTACTATCTGAAATATTTCCCAAAAGAACAGGTATTCGTTGCACGGGTAATCACAGGTTTTACAAGACCTGAAAGACATATCAGTGAAGTTACAGTATATACAGAACCTATTTTGCTTGGATCACTTCAAAAGGAAGACCCTGAACAACTGACCGAAATAGCTGAAATGATTACCGCATCCGGAATAAACTGTGAAGTCACAGATGAGATTGATAAATACCTATGGGCAAAAATGCTTTACAACTGTTCATTAAATCCCCTTGGGGCAATTCTGGACGTCACATATGGAAAGCTCACCGAAAATGACTACACAATCGAAATCATGAACCGGATTATCGATGAGATATTTGATGTCATTAAGGCATCCGGATATGAAACATTATGGGACAGTCCGGATGATTACAGGAAGTTATTCTATTCAAAACTGGTTCCAGATACTTATAATCATTATTCATCAACCCATCAGGATATTCAAAGGAAAATAAAAACAGAAATCGATTCCCTAAATGGCAAAGTTATTGAGCTTGGCGAGAAAAACAGTATTGATGTGAGTACAAACAAAATAATCTATAACCTAATAAAAGCTATTGAAAATGAATTCTAATTACCTTAAACTATATATATGTAAAAATCAAATATAGTATTGTTCATATTGTTATATACTATTTTTTTATAATATGAACAATGGTGATGGTTGAAATGAGCATTCGTTTGTATTCCTTTAGTGGTGTTTAGGAAGAGAATGTTCATTTGTTTTTAAAAAAGAACTTTTTTTAATGATTATCGAATTACGGTGAAACTATGAGTGAACTTAAACAATTAATAGAAAAATTTATAGAACTTGACGATGACTTAAATGAAAAAATCGAAGCTGCTTTAGGCGATTCAGAAGAGCTCGATGATTCCTTTGAAGAAGAAAACAAAGAACAGATCGAAGAAATCGGTGAAATCTATCATGAAATCGAACACATGGTATTCAACGAGGAATTCATCATCGTATCCAATGCAAACAGTGAAGAAAAGGAAATCGTTGCATTGATTATCAGCGAAGAAGAGGATGATGCAGAAGAGTTTGTAATTCCAGTTTTCACAGATGAGGAAGAAGCTAAAAATGCTATTGAAATCTTTAAAGAACAATTCGAAGAAAATGAATTCGTATGCGATACAAAAATCGGCAGTGAGATTGTTGCTGATTATTCAGAAGATGAAGAATTCATTGGACTTGCCATTAATGCACCTCAATGGGACTTTGTAATTGGTAGCGAAGATGTTCATGATTGCTGTGAATGAAAATGAACCCTAAAGATTACGAAGATTATCAAAAAAATAATGTAAAGGCTTCCAAAAGCCAAATGAAAGAATACATTCAGGTATATGCGGATATGGTCAAAAAGCTCAAAAGCGAAGATGCAATCGAGCTTGAAAGCGTAAAGAACAATATTCTAAATACATATCCTGAAGAAATCTATTTTACAATGGTTGATGAGCTTGATAGGCCTGTTAAATTAACATTGACCGAATCAAGCAAGGAATACATCATTCCAGTCTTTACAGACATAAGGGAATATGCGGTTGGAAGCGCCAAAATATCCAAATTATTCCTGGACAAACTGGAGATGAAAGCCTTAACCTCTGAAGACATCTCAAAAATAGCTGAAGAGGATGAATATTTCCAGGGTTTTGTGATAAATCCTCACTCACAGAACTTCAATATGGACAGAAACGGGAGCTTTTAAATGAAATTCATATGCCCAACAATTGGTGAAGGTCATGAAAGGGACTTTCTTGTATGCGGTAGCCTTGAGGATTTCAGGATAATTGTCTTTTCCAACTTGGATGAATATGAAAAAGGCTTTGAATACTTGGAACTGACCGATTACAAGCCTTGTGAAGTATCCTGTGAATTGTTCAGGGCACTTGCAAAAAATGACGAAGCCTTTTCAGGAATTGTTTTGGATATCCATTCACAAAACAGATTTATTTCAAAAAAAGAGTTATTAGAAGAATTATTCTGATTCTTCAATTTCTTCTTCTACAATATCCTTATTGTAGTATTTGTATCTATAAGACATTTTAAATCCGCTCATGACCTCACGTTTAGGTCTTTTTTTACGTTTTATTTGAGGTCCGTTCATGGTTTTAAACTTGTCTTGATGATGTTTAACAAGATTTTTATTTTCACGATAATATTGGGAGTTTCGATGACGTTTATGTGGCGAATGATACATTCTTTTCCTAAGTAAACGTCTTCCGCTTGTCACTAGCCTTATCACAAAAATCACTTATTTCTGTTTCTGTTTAAATTTTTTGTAGCAGATTTATCTAAAGTAGCTTGAATTTCATCAATTCTTTCAACAACCACTTTAATAGCTTGTTCACCTTGACGAGTAGGGTTGATACCTTGTTCAACAAGTAATGCATCTCTAATATCCCTTAATCTATCAATTGAATCAATTTTCATTATTGTACTGTAAAACATTAGGTAATTCCTCCAATTATAAAATATGAACTTAATAATAAAAAAGTTTTATGTATAATAGGTTTCAAGATAGAATCAAACTTTAAATAGTAAAAAATAATACTAATAATTATGTTTAAAATTCAAAAAGTAATCTATTTGGCCGGAGGGTGCTTT from Methanobrevibacter sp. YE315 encodes:
- a CDS encoding GNAT family N-acetyltransferase, with the protein product MDIILKNDNSQKAFLSEDTFEVVSILKDSYGYILDSMQEEGLILKYPKCNLFKELVFNKQVVGFCTYDFSREFMTAALSNIYVLPEFRGNGLFLKELENTMKDHYKPSIMEPTRLVVERLIDYGFAKRVNDDIVVSAIEFIVPGSHVLSNSDYDNDELSTHFYDLEMCCSFHVLDLDKGIIAYSSPLNHDIIHYDCIEKRKNINDDYFSNIKDLFADNDVELMKVILDLEERLPIKNYTLEEIIGGDDEFSEYIQSLIDDGHVTYEKAFEIKQQIREEYESGMILNESLLIRLAYLFDSNLEPSIKSHDDICPYCSMPIDSHDRFCHFCGINLDYDIDEIQENLIRFINTSKSDFEEDIRFIMYKFLKLINEKIEIDYAIFTIENNYNISWSNLRYCLEEYGYFLNGSITEKGYEFLDSHPLHFWEKYHMDIVNYTDFEDYFYKHPEINPIDRCLNYLEKFENDEYISEIILNIKSNL
- a CDS encoding ketopantoate reductase family protein, with protein sequence MNILLIGAGGVGLGIASSVISQGAEVSIYATGETAKAIKKNGIRRTGLFTHYSFENVPVFESYADIPKDYFDYIFIASKTTANAEIAKNLNENRLIFKQDTKIIIFQNGFGNDDYYLKYFPKEQVFVARVITGFTRPERHISEVTVYTEPILLGSLQKEDPEQLTEIAEMITASGINCEVTDEIDKYLWAKMLYNCSLNPLGAILDVTYGKLTENDYTIEIMNRIIDEIFDVIKASGYETLWDSPDDYRKLFYSKLVPDTYNHYSSTHQDIQRKIKTEIDSLNGKVIELGEKNSIDVSTNKIIYNLIKAIENEF